A part of Haliotis asinina isolate JCU_RB_2024 chromosome 10, JCU_Hal_asi_v2, whole genome shotgun sequence genomic DNA contains:
- the LOC137298302 gene encoding MPN domain-containing protein-like — protein sequence MEHTDDTSSPRGGSVKDDDEDYDDSEDEENAQSDRKARQAITGRSVTLLTLMEDKVIEAGEGVLSIDYLGQRFVADLLPSGKIRSQETTEVFNTPSAWAIFCKKLVNPAKKSGCGWASVKYRGRKLDTWKMAWCRKQRPNSPYRGNSPYRGTSPYRANSPHHSVSPGSASTGENGCNGDSASRVNTPKLLEELQSDVKGNNSSPLPAHSNTSMTNGASGLKRPFYSFFHEEVQEEALNLSLSGPLVSKENRQNSDQNKNFVPDNIHMPGSGHFTCRASIKYTALGKRSNDRDPNSLIECENFADYGKIQPFTVSITSNAMLVMDFHSHLTSSEVVGYLGGRWETQSQHVTILEAFPCRCRLGDKDRAPGIEDEIRRGMSRSGLQLVGWYHSHPNCQPDPSLKDLDCQMTYQLRMKGSGSSYHPCLGFIVSPYDVKPEKNEAVFQAYWVMPPPDHHQASDYGIPMCMAYTVYQNPSLSEELLTEMKKLVDFYKGAPDRIRFKENWVNAKPFLEKVKDSLSARLPQDLIDKGSFLEYVQQLLVPV from the exons ATGG AACACACAGACGATACATCAAGCCCTCGTGGAGGAAGTgtcaaggatgatgatgaggacTATGATGATTCTGAAGATGAGGAAAATGCCCAAAGTGATCGGAAGGCACGGCAGGCCATCACAGGGAGAAGCGTTACTCTACTTACACTCATGGAGGACAAGGTCATCGAGGCTGGGGAAGGAGTTCTATCCATTGACTATCTG GGCCAGAGGTTTGTTGCTGATTTATTGCCAAGTGGTAAAATTAGAAGTCAAGAAACCACTGAAGTTTTCAACACTCCTAGTGCCTGGGCCATTTTCTGTAAGAAACTTGTCAATCCTGCCAAGAAGTCAGGTTGTGGCTGGGCTTCC GTAAAATACCGAGGTCGCAAACTGGACACTTGGAAGATGGCTTGGTGTCGGAAACAACGTCCAAATAGTCCATATCGAGGAAACAGCCCTTACCGTGGAACCAGTCCATACAGGGCCAACAGTCCTCACCATTCTGTG TCTCCAGGTTCCGCATCAACAGGTGAGAATGGTTGCAATGGGGACTCAGCATCCCGCGTCAATACACCTAAACTTCTAGAGGAGCTGCAGTCCGATGTCAAGGGAAACAACTCCTCACCGCTTCCTGCACACAGCAACACCTCAATGACTAACGGTGCCTCAGGTTTGAAAAG GCCATTTTATAGTTTCTTCCATGAAGAAGTACAAGAGGAAG CCTTGAACCTGTCCTTGTCAGGACCCTTAGTGTCGAAGGAGAACCGGCAAAATTCAGACCAGAACAAGAACTTTGTTCCCGACAACATCCACATGCCTGGTAGTGGCCATTTTACCTGCCGAGCCTCCATCAAATACACCGCTCTTGGGAAGAGGAGTAATGATAG AGACCCCAACTCCCTGATAGAATGTGAAAACTTTGCTGACTATGGAAAGATTCAACCTTTCACTGTGTCCATTACGTCCAATGCAATGTTAGTCATG GACTTCCACAGTCACCTAACCAGCAGTGAGGTTGTTGGATATCTTGGAGGTCGATGGGAGACACAGTCACAAC ATGTCACAATACTGGAGGCGTTTCCCTGCCGTTGTCGTCTTGGTGACAAAGACCGAGCACCTGGTATTGAGgatgag ATTCGACGGGGCATGAGTCGATCAGGTCTACAATTGGTTGGTTGGTACCATAGCCACCCCAACTGTCAACCAGACCCATCCCTCAAAGATCTTGACTGCCAGATGACGTACCAGCTCCGCATGAAGGGATCTGGATCTTCGTATCATCCATGTCTTGGTTTTATTGTGT CTCCCTATGATGTGAAGCCAGAGAAGAATGAGGCAGTGTTTCAAGCCTACTGGGTTATGCCTCCCCCAGAT CATCACCAAGCCTCAGACTATGGAATTCCCATGTGTATGGCATACACTGTGTACCAGAATCCCTCCCTGTCTGAAGAGCTCCTCACAGAAATG aaaaagcTGGTTGACTTTTACAAAGGTGCTCCTGATAGAATAAGGTTCAAAGAAAACTGGGTAAATGCAAAACCCTTCTTGGAGAAAGTGAAG GATTCTCTCAGTGCCCGACTCCCGCAAGACTTGATTGACAAGGGAAGCTTCTTGGAATATGTACAGCAACTTCTTGTACCAGTCTAG
- the LOC137299068 gene encoding COP9 signalosome complex subunit 8-like, with protein MAAEVKMNFEKLQNDLECQELEALGGVASFQVYGQLLGLYLLHNDTCNAKFLWKRIPQTVKSANPELASIWTIGQKMWQRDYPGVYETVKKEWSEPIKPVMTALFETARKRAFELVALAYSSINADDLSLFVGLPVNDAVKAAVAEGWEADPQTRFLIPKRKVPPPSHAPPSEHQLAVLTDYVSFLEN; from the exons ATGGCTGCCgaggtgaaaatgaattttgagaAACTACAAAATGATTTGGAATGTCAGGAACTTGAG GCACTGGGAGGAGTTGCTTCCTTTCAAGTCTATGGGCAGCTGTTGGGACTCTATCTCCTGCACAACGACAC GTGCAATGCAAAGTTCTTATGGAAGAGAATTCCACAAACAGTCAAGTCG GCTAATCCTGAATTAGCAAGCATCTGGACAATTGGACAGAAGATGTGGCAGCGAGATTACCCAGGAGTGTATGAGACAGTGAAAAAGGAATGGTCAGAACCCATTAAACCTGTCATGACTGCTTTGTTTG aAACTGCAAGAAAGCGAGCATTTGAATTGGTTGCTCTAGCCTACTCCTCCATCAATGCTGATGACCTGTCATTATTTGTAGGCCTACCTGTTAATGATGCAGTTAAAG CTGCAGTGGCTGAGGGGTGGGAGGCAGATCCTCAGACTAGGTTCCTGATTCCTAAGAGGAAAG TTCCTCCACCAAGTCATGCCCCGCCGAGTGAGCACCAGCTGGCTGTCTTAACAGACTATGTATCTTTCCTAGAAAACTGA
- the LOC137299067 gene encoding uncharacterized protein: MSPSTYLSVALIALIHVLVCFADELKVENTFKPDECKRQSKKYDRLKMHYTGTLASDGSKFDSSHDRNEPFEFQIGVGQVIKGWDEGLLEMCVGEKRTLTIPSHMGYGETGSGEHIPPGATLKFDVELVDIQDGEAPPNVFKQIDTDGDKKLTQDEVSSFIKEQMKDSGAPTEDDEAHNKMVSEIFSHEDKDKDGYISHDEFSGPKHDEL, translated from the exons ATGTCACCATCTACATATCTCTCTGTGGCGCTTATTGCCCTTATCCATGTTTTAGTATGCTTTGCCGATGAACTCAAAGTCGAGAACACTTTCAAACCGGATGAATGCAAAAGACAATCGAAGAAATACGACCGACTCAAGATGCACTACACAGGAACTTTAGCTTCGGACGGGTCAAAGTTTGATTCAAG CCATGACCGTAATGAGCCGTTCGAGTTCCAGATTGGTGTGGGTCAGGTGATAAAGGGCTGGGATGAGGGTCTGCTTGAAATGTGTGTAGGGGAGAAGAGGACACTAACAATCCCATCCCACATGGGATATGGTGAAACTGGCTCAG GTGAACACATTCCTCCAGGAGCTACACTGAAGTTTGATGTTGAGTTAGTTGATATTCAAGATGGTGAGGCACCACCAAATGTCTTCAAGCAGATTGATACTGATGGAGACAAGAAGCTGACACAGGATGAG GTGTCTAGCTTTATCAAGGAACAGATGAAGGATTCTGGAGCACCAACAGAAGATGACGAGGCTCACAACAAAATGGTCTCTGAAATTTTCAGTCATGAGGATAAGGACAAAGATGGATATATTTCTCATGACGAATTTAGTGGTCCCAAACATGATGAGTTATAA